The following coding sequences lie in one Helicoverpa zea isolate HzStark_Cry1AcR chromosome 2, ilHelZeax1.1, whole genome shotgun sequence genomic window:
- the LOC124640937 gene encoding putative lipoyltransferase 2, mitochondrial, with translation MVKVWKLGLMSYDTALKIQLAVARKHLDALMKGQDGNYDTLLLVEHKPVFTVGIRDETSNNEIMRLRGLGAEFRKTNRGGLITFHGPGQLVAYPVINLKHFKTSVKWYVQSLEETVINVCSELGIKGTRSPYTGVWVDDNKIAAIGIHASRYVTTHGISINCDNDLSWFNNIDPCGIEDKGVTSLTKESGIECTVEKITPIFLKCFNKVFGCETEDIDPKMQEEILSSIYNKLLVNNVSA, from the exons ATGGTTAAAGTTTGGAAACTAGGTTTGATGAGTTACGACACTGCCTTAAAAATTCAACTAGCAGTCGCCCGAAAGCACTTGGATGCTTTAATGAAGGGACAAGACGGTAACTACGACACGCTTTTGCTCGTGGAACACAAACCAGTCTTCACTGTTG GAATCAGAGATGAGACATCAAACAATGAAATTATGAGACTGCGAGGTCTTGGAGCAGAGTTCAGGAAGACGAACCGTGGTGGACTCATAACATTTCATGGTCCTGGCCAGCTAGTGGCCTACCCTGTAATAAACTTGAAGCACTTCAAAACCAGTGTGAAGTGGTACGTGCAGAGCTTGGAGGAAACCGTTATCAATGTCTGCAGTGAGCTAG GAATAAAGGGAACCCGCTCTCCATACACTGGTGTATGGGTAGATGATAATAAAATTGCAGCCATCGGAATCCATGCGTCCAGGTATGTGACAACTCATGGGATCTCGATCAACTGCGACAATGATCTGTCATGGTTTAACAATATTGATCCTTGTGGCATAGAAGATAAGGGTGTCACTTCACTAACTAAAGAATCGGGAATAGAATGCACTGTTGAGAAGATTACACCCATATTCCTCAAATGCTTTAACAAAGTATTTGGCTGTGAAACTGAGGATATTGATCCAAAAATGCAAGAAGAAATCTTGAGCAGTATCTATAATAAACTACTGGTAAATAACGTAAGTGCTTAG